In Asticcacaulis sp. SL142, the sequence GTACTGGGTATCCTATCCGGATATGGTGCTGCTGGCCGGTGGCACGCCGGTGTTCGCTGTGGGCGAAATGGCCGATGGGTTCAAACTGAAGCCGGAAACCTTAGAGGCTGCTATCACGCCCAAGACCAAGTGGCTGATCCTCAACTCACCGTCCAACCCATCGGGAGCGGCCTATACCGAGGCTGAGCTTAAGGCGCTGGGCGAAGTGCTGAAAAAGCACCCGCAGGTCTGGATTCTGACCGACGACATGTATGAGCACCTGATCTTTGATGGCTTTAAATACACCACCATCGCTCAGGTCGTGCCGGAACTTTATGACCGGACGCTTACCATGAACGGCGTGTCAAAGGCCTATTCCATGACCGGCTGGCGCATCGGTTATTGCGCGGGCCCTGAGCCGCTGATCAAGGCGATGTCGAAGATCATTTCGCAATCGACCTCCAACCCCTGCTCGATCGCCCAGTGGGCCGCCGTTGAGGCGCTCAACGGGCCGCAGGATTTTATCCCGGAACGTGCTGCCGTGTTCCAGAAGCGCCGAGATCTGGTGGTCGCCGGTCTCAATGCCTGCGAAGGCATCACCTGCCCGACGCCAGAGGGCGCATTCTACGTCTATCCGTCAATTGAGGGCGTGATCGGTAAGACCGCCCCTTCGGGCAAGGTCATCATGACCGATGAGGATTTCGCGTCGGAACTGCTGCAAACCGAAACCGTGGCCGTCGTTCACGGTGCCGCGTTTGGCCTGTCGCCGTTCTTCCGCATTTCCTACGCTACGTCCGAAGCGGTCCTCAACGAGGCCTGTGAGCGTATTCAACGCTTCTGCGCCAGCTTGAAATAATTTCCTTCTCCCCGCGTGCGGGGAGAAGGTGGACATGCTGACAGGCATGGCCGGATGAGGGGCAAAAGATGCTACCGTAGACACTGCTGGGTAAAGAGACCCCTCACCCTAGCCCTCTCCCCTTAAACAGGGAGAGGGAAATCAAACCTTAAAACCTTTTGATAAGGCCGCAACCGATGATTAAGTTCTGGATCATTCCGCCCTTAATCCTGATCGCGGCCTTTGTCATATCCGCGATAGCCTCAGCCGCGTTTACGCAACTGGCCATTCGCGGCGGCCCGGTCGACCGACCGCGCGCCCGCGGCTCCCACAGCACGCCCACCGCGACCTCCGGCGGCATGGCCATCATGGCGGCGACCGCGCTTGGCATTGCCATTTTCAGCATACTGTTTAACGCCCAAATCCCCAGAGATGGCGGGCACGGCTTTGCCCTGCTGATCTATGCGACCCTTCTCGGTCTATCCGGCGCACTGGATGACATGTTCGCGCTCAATGCCAGGTTCAAGCTGTTGTTTCAGGTCGCCCTCGCCCTTGGGTTTGCGACCGCCTACCCCATAGTCCACATTGATTTTGGCTTTGGCGCAGCGATCAGCCTGTGGCCGTGGCTGGGGATGCTGGGGACAGCCTTCTGGTTGGTGCTGGGACTAAACACCATCAACTTCATGGATGGCTCAAACGGACTGGCCATCGGGTCGCAATCCATAGCGCTGGGCCTGATGATCATCATGATCATTGTGCTGGGGCCCTTAAGCGAGCGCACCTATTTTGCCGCCGGTCTGCTGCTGATCTGCGTGTGCGCGCTTGGGGCCCATCTCGGCTTTTTGCCGTTCAATCTGCCCTTGGGTAAGGTGTTTCAGGGTGACGCCGGATCGCTGTTTGGCGGGGCGCTGATTACCGGCGGCGTTTTGCTGATGATCCATGCCGGGGTGACGTCGCTGTGGCTGGGCGGATATGTACTGGCGCCGCTGCTGGTCGATGTGCTGCTGACCCTGGCCCTACGTGCCAAAAGCGGTGCGAAGCTGTTCGAGGCCCACAGGGATCACCTCTATCAGCAATGGCTGATCCACAAAGACCCGTCGCACCTCAACATGGCCCTGCGGGTGTGGGGCTTAAGCGCCTTTTCCGGCGGGGTCGGCCTGACCATGCGCTATATCCATATTGAAACCGGCCTAAACCTGCGTTTTGTCGGACTGGCCGTACTGTTCTGGCTGTTTGCGGTTGGCTGGCTGTGGCTGCGCTACAAGTTGTTTTCTTTTTCACGCGCATCCTGATCC encodes:
- a CDS encoding pyridoxal phosphate-dependent aminotransferase is translated as MAPFSESETLKRVKPSPTLAVTAKARALAREGKKVISLGAGEPDFDTPENICDAAIKAIKRGETRYTDVDGIPELKAAIVAKFKRENGLDYTTTQVSVSPGGKPVIYNAMMASVNVGDEVIIPAPYWVSYPDMVLLAGGTPVFAVGEMADGFKLKPETLEAAITPKTKWLILNSPSNPSGAAYTEAELKALGEVLKKHPQVWILTDDMYEHLIFDGFKYTTIAQVVPELYDRTLTMNGVSKAYSMTGWRIGYCAGPEPLIKAMSKIISQSTSNPCSIAQWAAVEALNGPQDFIPERAAVFQKRRDLVVAGLNACEGITCPTPEGAFYVYPSIEGVIGKTAPSGKVIMTDEDFASELLQTETVAVVHGAAFGLSPFFRISYATSEAVLNEACERIQRFCASLK
- a CDS encoding glycosyltransferase family 4 protein, yielding MIKFWIIPPLILIAAFVISAIASAAFTQLAIRGGPVDRPRARGSHSTPTATSGGMAIMAATALGIAIFSILFNAQIPRDGGHGFALLIYATLLGLSGALDDMFALNARFKLLFQVALALGFATAYPIVHIDFGFGAAISLWPWLGMLGTAFWLVLGLNTINFMDGSNGLAIGSQSIALGLMIIMIIVLGPLSERTYFAAGLLLICVCALGAHLGFLPFNLPLGKVFQGDAGSLFGGALITGGVLLMIHAGVTSLWLGGYVLAPLLVDVLLTLALRAKSGAKLFEAHRDHLYQQWLIHKDPSHLNMALRVWGLSAFSGGVGLTMRYIHIETGLNLRFVGLAVLFWLFAVGWLWLRYKLFSFSRAS